GGATCCCACAGGATGAATATGAATCGCTGGGGGAGATAGTCCAGTCCCGGGCAGCTGCCGTAACTGCCGCCTATAATCGGTGATCACTGCCTGAATTCGAATTCTCTGGTATCACAATCAGCACAGACGCCACGATCATTTCAACCCTTCATTCCCTGACAATTGTTCCACTCGAATTTCCTGCGCCTTGACGGTCCAGTTGAGCCCTCCCCATGCATGTTGCAATTTGACATCCTGCTTTTGCAACCTAGCTTTAAATTAGCTGAATAGATTTGATGTATTCCCCTGATACCGTTCCTGCTTAAAACAGACATCAACATCTGAAATCAGCACACTCTGCCATGTCTCTGTTTTAAAACTGCAGAATCAATCGACTTTCCGTTATAAAACACAGGCATAGTAAATAGAGATTTTGTTGTGATATGCAAGACACAAGCGTTCCATCAGAACAAATTGTGTTAGAGCTTTGCTCAATATACCAAAGGCCGCAAGATGAACAGCCCCCTCATAGCATCGAATAACCCCTTGCCGAGCTCATCCTCGGTACATGGGAGCTATAATATGGGCTCTTCTAAGATTCTCAGACAGTTGATTTCACTATCGGAAGACTTCGAAGAATATTCTCTGGAGTCTGACAGCAGCGACATGATCGATCAGGTGATTTCCCGGAAACACTTGCGTAAACTGCTGTCAGCACTGCAGGCACGAGATGCTTCCACGCTCTGTCATTCGCGACGTGTTGCATTTCTGGCAAAAGGGATCGCTACGAACCTGGGGTGGGAAGGAATCCATCTGAAACGACTCGAAGTAGCCGCCCTCTTGCACGATATCGGAAAAATAGGCGTCCCCGATCATATCATCTTCAAGCCTGGTAAATTGACTTCAGATGAAATTGAGCTGATGTCGCATTACCACAATATTGGTCTCGATGTCCTGCAAGCCTGCCATACCGATCATGAAGTATTAACGATCCTGTCACAAACCCGTTATCACTTCAGCGGTGCCACGAATGGGTATCAATTTATCGGCAGCGAAGTCAACCAGGGAGCCCGCATCCTGGCGATTGCAGACGCTTACGACTCGCTGGCGACCGATCAGGTATATCGCACGGGAAAAAAACATGAGGACATCATGTCGATTCTCATGGAAGCGGCTGGCACACAGTTTGACGGAAATATTGTCTGTGCACTTTCACGCTGGGAACAAAATGAAAAACAGGCCTTCCATGATGCATTACAGGAAGTCAATCGCCTGTTCCAGCCTAAAGATTTCACAGAGCGAGAAGCGCTGGAAGCAAACCTGATCAACAACATTTTCTCCTATCTGTTTCAGATTGAAAGTCTGTACGATGGCTTTTATATCGTCAATTCTGATTTTCAGTTTGTGCTCATCAGCCCCGGTCTTGAAAAACTGGCAGACCTGCGTGCCATTGATATGCTGGGAGAATCGTGGACCAGCAGCAGCCTGCCTCTCACAAATACGGAAGGCACAAACCTCACTTCAGCCGAATGCTCTATGAACCGGGTGATTGCCAATGGCAAGCCGATGACAACCGAATTCATGTTAGAGCGACCAGGCGGGCGTCTGATCAATATTGAAGTACAATCGGTCCCGATGTTTGGCGACGATGGCCGTTTGATTGGTGTTACAGAAATATTTCGGGATTTGTCCCGCAGCCTGAAACGCCCGAAAGAATACAATGACCTCAAACTGGCTGCCAGTCTGGATGCGTTAACATCGGTTGCCAACCGGGGTGAACTGGAAACACAACTGGCGATCATGCTGTCCAGAATCCAGAAGGAACAGAACCCGGAACCATTGAGCCTGATCTTTATCGATGCAGATCATTTCAAAGACATCAACGACAGTTATGGTCACTCGACAGGTGATGAAGTCCTGGTAGAACTGGCGCGTTTGTTTCAGCATGAAACTTACTCTGGAGAACTGGTCGGCCGTTATGGTGGGGAAGAGTTTGTCATTCTCTGCCCTGAAACGGCACTGGAACATGCTGTTAAAAAAGCAGAACGCTTACGACTGGCGGTTTCTAATCTGAAAATGGAGAATCAGTCGAATATCAGGGTCACAGCTTCATTTGGTGTTGCTCAATATGAGCCTGGTGATTCATTAGAAAGTCTGTTTCATCGTGCAGACAGTGCTTTATACCAGGCGAAAGAAACGGGACGAAATAAAGTTCGGGCTCTTACCTGCGAACAGATGAAGTCGGGTGAGGTGATTCCTGACGAAGTACCTGAAAAGCCAGATTCCGAAGGCATGAGATTTGAAAGCACATTCAATGCACTGATCTCGTCAGACTTTATTGTCTATAAACTAGGTGGTTTCGTAAATGATAATCACGCGCGACTGACCGAAGTCAGTACAAACCGGGCTGTGATGAGACTGGGTAAAGCTGGATTACTTCCGTTCTGGGGTAAAACAGATGATCGAAAACCAGTAGAGATCGAAGTCGTATTCGGTTCGTCTACCAAAAAATCAAACAGCAACAGACGTCAGACTTCATCTCAGGTGGAAATTGCAACCCGCATTACCCCGCTGGGATGGATCAAACAACCCGAAGTGTTTCAGCAACGGGCAGGTCGTGTTTTTCGACTGCTGAAAGATTACTTCGCAGCCGAATGATTCTGGTGTATTTGAGCGGCAGAACCTGCCGGTCGGCATCAGATTGTCGCTACAGTCTACCCCTCGCCAAAAGACAGGTAATCCACGCAAAATTTCCGGGATACGTTGACTCTTCCAATTCTTGAATATCCAACGATTGTATCTGTATTACGCCTCCGGATAACCCGTAAGATACGAAAAACCGTACACAGCGGTATAACAGGATTCCGATAAACCATGCGTATCGATTAACAATTAATCTGCGCACGGTGGTCTCCCTAGTGGCTTTAAAATCATTTATCACACATTCTTTTCTTTCAGTATTCCGACTTCAATCCCGGGACGTTTTCTTCACGTTTCTGATTTTGATTCTATCCGGTTTAAGCGGCTGCGCGCATACTGAATGTGAAGAGGATGGGATCTGTTCCCCCGCATATCACCGGGTTAAAAAATGCTTTTTCTTCCATAAAGATAAATGTTCTCCCCATCCATACCATTCACTGGATGGGTACCAGGCCGATCTCGACAAAATTGTCGTCAAACACGCGGCAAAAAAGTGTGCTCGTGAATCCCTCAAAACGATTTCCTGTAACTGTAAAGACAAACCTTCGAAGGCATTCCGAAAAGGTTATCAACAGGCATATGTTGATATCGCATTAGGCGAATCCGGAGAAGTTCCTCCCGTACCCCCCGAGGAGTACTGGGCCGCTCATTACCGGACTCCCGAAGGATATCTGGAAATTCAAGAATGGTTCACCGGTTACAAACTCGGGGCAGAGCATGCCCTGGCAGGAGGACGGTATGATTATGATGAAATAGCGACTCCTTATTCATTGAGCGGATGGAATCAACCGGCTGAAGAGCACTGGGATGCCGGCTCTGTCTATCATTCACAACCGCAGACTGAGGTTCATCCGGAACCACAGACCGCACCTCCGGCTTCCATCATAAATCCGCCCCCGCGCCCGGAGCCCCACGAACTCAAATTACCGAAGCCATCTGTAAATCAACCAGGACAACCTCTGCCGATGGTTCCTCAGCACCATCTACCCTTGCCTCCACCACCGGCTCTCCCAGGACATACACCTCCAGTCAAACCAGTGCTTCCGCAACCAGAACTGCGCAAGCAACCACCGGTTACTGCTCCCAAGCCTCCTCCAGTCATACAGGCACCCGCAGTTCAACCTGATACTCCTGCAACACAGCAGCCTGCAATACCACCTTACATCAATGATGATCCGCCTCCGAGCCCTTATACATTACAGTCATATCCTTATACTCCCTTGCCGGATACACCAGCATCGGCAGCGGTTCAAGATAGGCGTCAGAGAGAACAAATGAATGACTCAAAGCTGCCAAGTTATTCTACCGCTGACAAATTGCCCAACTATCGAGACAGACGGTGAGACATGATTTTTCAGAAAATATGAAACTTGTTCCACAGAAATCAGAGTGCGGAAATGACCGACAGGATGTCGTTAGAATTTAAAGGTTCGATCAGAATGCAAAAGTATCGAAAACTAATATTTGCATACAAGTGGCACATCTGCTGTGTTCTCTGGTTGTCTGTGCTGTTCAATGGTTGCGCTGCATTTCATCCTCTGAAAGGAGTCCCCGCTCAATACCTGCCTACAGAATATAAAGGGGAAATTCGGTCAGGAAAGGAAACCATCGATCTGTCATTGCTGCGTCAACCTGCCCCCAAACATTATCTGTTAGATTCAGGCGATGTATTAGGTGTCTATATTGAAGGTGTCCTGGGTCAGTTTAAAGATGTACCTCCCGTCCACTTTCCACAGACACAGGAGGTCGCCCCCTCGCTGGGTTACCCGATTCCGATTCGTGAAGATGGTACAATTTCTCTACCACTCATTGGAACCGTCTTTGCTCGTGGGTTGACGCTGACACAACTGGAAGAAACCATTCGTCGCAAATACACCACTGAAAAAAGTATTTTGCGGGAAGGCCGTGATCGTATCCTGATCAGCCTGCAAAAACCTCGTTCATATCGAATACTTGTAATCCGCCAGGAAAACTCTAACGATATCGTAGGTACTACCATTGGTAACCTGAACGTAGGAAGATCAAAACGAGGCACAGGGCGGGTCATCAATCTCCCTGCTTATAATAATGACGTACTGCATGCACTCGCGGAAACGGGAGGCCTGCCCGGGCTGGACGCCGAAAACTCCATATACATCATCCGAGGCGGGGCGCATGGAATGAATCAGCCACTCTGCCCACAACCCATTCAGACCGGTACTCATACATCAGACAACGCTCACACGGATCAGAACATTCAGCAGGTCTCTGATTCCTACACTCCGATTCCGCACTATTCGCCGACTCCCGAAGACCCGGAATTCCAGGTTGGACAGCCTCTCTATTCCAGCGACGGAAGTTTTTATTCCGGTGACTATATGGCACCGACCATCATCAACGACTCCACGATGCAGCGCTCGGGAATCATCAAAATACCGATCCGCCTGAATCCTGGAGAACAGGTACATCTCACGCGCGATGATATTCTTCTACATGATGGCGACGTCGTATTTATTGAATCACGAGATACGGAAATCTTTTATACGGGTGGCTTACTGGGTGGCGGACAATATACTCTACCCCGTGATTATGACCTGGACATCCTGGGGGCCATTTCGATTGCCCAGGGATCACAAGGTGGCGGAAACAGTAAATCGGCTGGAGGCCCGTCAGCCTTAAATCAGGATGTCACCATCAGTGCGAGTAACGCCATCATTCTAAGACAGTTGCCTAATGGGACACAACTGCCGATCAAAGTAGATCTCTATGAAGCAGTGCGCACTCCCAGTCAGCGGGTTTTAATTCAACCCGGTGACTACGTCATCCTGCAGTACACTAAATCCGAAGCCATCGGTGCATTCATCGAAAGACACCTGCTGGAGGGTGCCCTGTTCGGACTGGCAGCATCCAATCTTCAGGGAGGTGGTGGAAACAGATAGTTTCTATCATCGCCGCTTTACTTTGAAGTTTCAGTCATACCCGATTATTTCTGGATGACGAAACCTTTGTCAGTATCAGGTACTGCCAGCAGCGCCTTGCCTGTGTACACTTTACCCTTCTTCGTATTGCGGCCGATCAACAGCAGCTTGTCATTGACCCGATCGATCCCTAAAGCGCAGTCCAGGTCATATTTCGCTAAAAAATTGAGCTCAACATCTGCCGTGAGTAATTCGGAGCCATAGCAGCCAAACCACCATTTGTTTTCAGCGAAGGTTGCCGTTTGGATTCCCATCAACGTGTAACCGCTTTTCAAGACATGCTTCTTGATGAATTTAAAGCTGGAATCATATTCATAGAGATAATTTTCGTTTACGCCTTTAGGCAAGCCGCCCACTACGAGAAACTTGCCAGCATGGCAGGCAATTCCTCCTGCTCCAAAAGTCACTTCGGGAGTCTGATGTTTGGCAATCAACAGCAGCTTATCCAAATCATAGACATAAACCCAGGAATCGGCTTTCCCCGCGGGATTATTAAAATCACCGAAATTCACCGCAACGAAAACTTTGCCGGCATGGTAACAGAGATCCCCATGGTGATTTCCCACGGGGATTTTTACCAGGACTTTTCCAGAAGAGTTGGTTTTCACCAGTTGGGTTGTGAAGCTCCAGAAAATGTTTCCCTGCCCGTCAACGCAGAGTCCCTGCAGGTGATGGGGATAAGTCCCCTCACATTGAGTATTCGTATAGGCTGGCTTTTCAAGAGTCGCTGCAGATGGTGTCTCCCCATGAGTTGGTGAGACCAGTCCAGTAATAATGAAAAACCCCAGGATGAAATGCCGATTTTGCGACTTCATAACAACTTTCTCCTTCTCAATCACTGTTTCTCTCTGCAAGATGAAAATCATTGTCCCGCACTTTGGATCTCATTTCAACAGCTGACTAATCTGCCGAAATCAGGTCCGGGCCGTCACCTGCTCTTTTTTCATAAGTCCCTTTTGATGACTTCACATACTTGGTAAACCCCAGTTCGCCCAGACGTTTATCATCATTGATTGTCCGCTTAGCGGCAGCGTCCGACCATTTACCCGAAAAATAAGCAGCAGTAATCACTTTGCGGACTGGCTCTCCTGTCTCCGGGTGAGTCGTCAGAATTGGATCACTCATTCTCTGGATCACTTCAAACCGTTCTCCTGCTGAACCATCTGGAAGAACAACTTCGTAAACATAAGTAGGCATTGGCTACTATTTTACCTCTCAATTAAACAGACATATTACCAGAACGGGATTGAATCAATGTGATGAACATAAATTTGATTAACTGAACTTCAGATGCAAACCGGAATGCGTATCCCATCATTATAACGTAGCACGCGCCGGAAAACGAACCAGCAGAAAGATACCAGACAATCAGCCGATTCAACGCCAGCATGCCAAACAGGAAACTACTTCCATCGAATCTGCCATTACGAATAGAGTTTGTAAGCCTGAGTCGATTAAGTCTATTAAAAAGCTTAAATTTGTCTGTGAGTCACCAGTTCAAACCGTGTTTGAACGTCACAAATCCCGTTTTCTCAGAACAATATCGAAACAAAAGAATCCTCATTCACCCTCTATCAAATCATATCCCATCCGTCAAAGGCGGAAAAGGTACTCATTTTTGAGGCTCAAGCTTCAGAATTAGTGACTGGTATATCTGGACCCCGCCAGCTAGAATCTGTTAGCATCAAGAATTGCTAGACCCAGATCGACTCACATACGTATACACAGCGTGGGTAATTTTTTACAGGAGAACAGTCAGTGCAAGTTGCGATTACTTGTCGGCATGGCAGTGTTTCAGATAGTCTGCGTGATTATATTACTGAAAAATCTGAGAAGTTACTGACGTACTTTGAGCGGGTAACTGCAATCCAAATTACTATCGACCAGGGTGAAAATCAGAACCGGGTCGAGATTCTCGTTGATGCAGAGCATAAACATAATTTTGTTGCCCATGCAGAAGGCGATGAAGTGAAATCAAACTTCCACTCTGCTTTGAGCAAGATGGAACAACAGATTAAAAAATACAAACAAAAGATTCAGGACCATCGCCGCGATCTCCCCATGAATGAAATTGCGGAAAATGGACTGGCAGAAGCAGAGTCCGCAGAAGCAGAGTCCGCAGAAGCAGAGTCCGAAGAAGAATCGGAATAATTCTGGACCTCAGTCTGTTTTTTACTGGGTGTTGAAGAGAACTCGTTTACAATATTTATAGTGTGGCTCGCGGTGTGGGGATTGAAATGAAATCAGCACCGGGTGTCATAATTCACAACATTAGTTTTGCATATTCACTGCAAACACTGATAATTTTTGCAGATGTAGTTAGTTAGAAGGAAAGAATACATGAAGTTAACAGACTTCGTGGTTTCGGACGCGATCATTCCGGAATTGAATGTCACTACCAAAGAAGAAGCGATCCGTACGATGGTTGCCGGTCTGAAGGACGCAGGCAGCATTTCAGCAGATGATGAGGAAGGTATAGTCTCAGCAATTCTCAAACGTGAAGAGTTGGGATCAACGGGAATTGGAAATGGGGTCGCAGTTCCTCATACCAAGCACTCCTCAGTGGAAAATTTGACAGCTGCAGTTGCATTGTCCTCTGATGGCGTTGATTTTGCCAGCCTGGATGGAGAAGACGTCTTCATTCTGTTTCTGCTGATTTCACCCTTGGATCGTCCTGGTGACCATTTACGTGGATTAGAAAACATTTCCCGCCACCTGAGAAATCAAAGCTTCTGTAAGTTTTTACGTCAGTCCAAAACCGTAGAAGACATTGTAGAATTGCTGAATGAGGCTGACAGTAATCAATTGGATTAAGGTGAGTGCTAGTGTTGTCAGGGAAAACCCTGTTCGAAAAAGACTGACTATTCCTGCCTAAGTTAACCATATTTCTGATATTCAGAACGCATGCTTCGCTGTGGCTCCTGGTTGATTGAACTAAGTGGAAAGGGGTAATTACGAAATCTCACTGAAAACAGTTGTCATTCCCTCATTATCTCCATGAGAGTCATTTGTTTTCAGGTTGCTTTTGTAGTTATCAGTTAGTGCCATGCAAGAATCTGTTTGCCGTCAGATTGTCACTGTCAAAATGAAACAAGGGCTTCACCTTCGTCCTATCTCAGAAATAGTACGAATCGCCCGTGACTACTCTTGCGATTTTAAGATTTCGAACGGGGATCAATCTGGAAACGCCAAGGAGGTCTATGATCTGCTTGAGTTAAGAGCGCTGCCCGAGACTCAACTTGTCCTGGAAGCGAATGGCGATGACGCCAGCAAAATGATGGAAGAAATTGTTCAATTTTTTGAATCAGGATACAAGAAATTCGAAGAATTGACTGATCTGCCAGAATAATCCCGTACAATTCGACTGCGTGGTACACCGCCAGTTGCCTGTCTGTTGAAAGCGCCATATTAGGCTCTGAATGAATGCTTGTTAAACGTGGTATCGCTGTTTCTCCGGGAGTCAATTTCGGCCCCGCACTCATTCTGGGTGCGGAGGACTTTCGCATCCCACGACAGTTCGTCAGCGTCAATGCCATCGATACCGAAATCGCTCGTCTGAAATCAGCCCTTGATGCTGTCTGTGAAGAAATCGCTGAGAACGAGCGACTGGCCTCCGATAAATTAGGCGAACAGTACGGGGCCATCTTTGCTGCCCATTTACAGATGGTCAGTTCTCCCCGATTACGGGAAGAGATCGAAACCCTCATCCGTGAAAAATGCTATTCACCAGAGCATGCTTCCAGCCGGGTATTCCGACGGTATACCAAACTGGTTCAACACCTCGGCGATAATTATCTGGCAGAACGCGCCAGTGACATCATCGATCTCGAAAAACGCCTCCTCAAACAACTGCTGGGAGAGAAACGCGAAGAGCTTTCAAATCTGACAACTCCTATTATTGTCCTGGCAAACAATCTCACTCCCAGCGAGACAGCCGGACTGGCTAAGGAATTTGTCCTGGGCTTTGCCACTGAAGTCGGTGGGCGCACCAGCCATACCTCCATCCTGGCAGGTGCCCTGGAAATACCAGCAGTCGTCGGCCTGGGTGAGTTTCTCTCAGACATTTCCGGTGGTGATATGGTCATTGTTGATGGCAACAATGGCGAAGTCATCATCGATCCGGACGAGGAAACACTCGCCAAATACAAAGATACCGGCGAACGACAGCGATCAATGGCCGCCCGGCTGGCATCCCGCCGAAAAATCCGCTCCGAAACCAAAGATGGCACTCGAATTCACGTCATGGGAAACATTGAGTTTCCAAATGAAGTCGAGCACTGTACAGAACGGGGCGCCGATGGAATTGGCCTGTATCGAACGGAGTTTCTCTACCTGCAGTCCAATACGGAACCCACTGAAGAAGTCCATTACGATGCTTATTGCAGAGTCGTACAGGCTGCCCAGAATCGGCCCATTGTCATCAGGACACTCGATCTGGGAGCCGATAAGATTCCCAGGGGATACCGACATCTGGCAAAAGAAGGTATGAATCCTGCGCTGGGCCTGAGGAGCGTAAGACTGAGCCTGCGAGATTTACCGCTCTTTAAAACTCAGCTCCGTGCGATTTTCCGGGCTGCCGTCCATGGTGACGTCCGGATCATGTTCCCCCTGATTTCCACTCTACTGGAATGGCGACAGGCCAAAATGATCGTCGGCGACGTACTCGAAGATCTCGAAGAGCGGGGAGTCGAATTTAACGCCAATATCCCTATTGGGATGATGGTGGAAGTCCCTGCCGCGGCCCTGCTGGCAGAAGAGTTTGCAGAAGAAGTTGACTTTTTTTCCATTGGGACTAACGACTTAATTCAGTATACTCTAGCAGTAGACCGCTCTGACCCTGCGGTCTCACCACTCTACAACTCATCAGATCCTTCGATTTTAAGGCTGATAAAAATGGTGGTAGAGGCAGCAAAGAAAAAAAATATTCCGGTGACCGTCTGTGGACAGATGAGTTCTGACCTGAAATCGATCCCCTTACTCGCAGGTTTGGGAATCAGGCAGATCAGTGCCACTCCACTGGCAATTCCGGAAGTAAAAGAAGTAATCAGACACCTGACAATCGCCCGGGCAGAGGAAATTGCAGCACACGCGATGACCATCGACGTAGCTCGGGATGTAGAAAGTTATTTAAGAGGAGAACTGTACAAAATCTGCCCTGACCTGTTTGATGAAGAACTGCCACTGTGACCGCCAAATGTCGAAAACAGCCGGTTCTCATATTATCAACCTGTCAATAAGCACCAGATTTCTGATTGATGCCTGCGTGATCGTAGGCATCTCTCAGCCCATTTATACGTTTACAATTTGTCGTTGACTGAAACTGATATTCAATAATTCAGCCAATGACCATCCAGCTCACCTCGGTGGTGAGTGGATTGCGTACAAACAAATTCCATCAAGACGAAATGTATTTCAAAATCATTTCCTGACCCTGAAACTAAATCGTGTGAACAGAACAAGGAACAATATTGGATCTTCTCATCACCAACCCTGATATGTTTTATCAGTCTGAGGGAATTTCCTGCGTCCAGCTTCTGTTTTCAAAGACAGCATGAGCAAACCACCAGACTACCCCCGGGAAATCATTCAAAAGACGGCAACTGCCGCCTTAAAGGGTTATGCTGCAGCTTTCGTAATGCGATTTCAGAACCAACAAAGGTCCAATCAGATCGAAGTCCTGGTCTCATCACCACATCAGTTATCAATATTCGACTGGCAATTCATGCAACATTGCAGCCTGCCTGAATCGAATACCAGAACTGCTGTCAGAGACCAGCCAGATGAGTATCTGTTCTTGACCTTTAGCGACCTCACACAGGAAATGATTCGACTCAGCAGTCGCATCATGAAACCTCTCTTTGATTGTGTTCAGCGGGATTTATTTCGCTGTGACGCAACTCATGCAACGAGGACTGCCTCCGCTGGAATTTTCCAGCATCTCTGCAGGCAACTGGCCGACACCACTATGGCACTGATTCATTCAATGCGTAGCAGGTCCGCCACACCCGTGACTGATGAGGAATACAATTTTCGTCGTGTAACACGACAAAGGGTATTCCATGAAAAAGGAAATGCTGATTAATGTCCTCCAACCGGAGGAAAGTCGAATCGCCATCGTTGAAGATGGCATTCTCGAAGAACTTTATGTTGAACGAAACAGCCTCGAAAACCTGGTAGGAAATATCTACAAGGGAAGAGTTGTCAACATCGAACCCAGCATTCAGGCTGCGTTTGTTGATTTTGGTGTCGGCCGAAACGGCTTCCTGCATGTCAGCGATATTGAGCATCAATATTACAAACACCTCACCGAACAAGGTGACGGAAACGGTAAACCAGGACGCGGTCGAAACCAGAAGGGTCGCCGCGTGAATGAACGCAGCGTTGCCAACAAACCCCCCATTCAGGAAATTCTGAAACGGGGGAGTGAAGTTCTGGTACAGGTCATCAAAGAAGGGATTGGCAATAAAGGCCCTACCCTCTCAACTTATATCAGTATTCCCGGACGCTACCTGGTGATCATGCCTGGACTGCAACGGGTGGGTATCAGCCGCAAAATTGCTGATGAAGATGTACGTAAAGACCTGAGAACAATTCTAACCCAACTGGCCCCTCCACCGGGCCTCGGATTTATCGTGCGTACTGCCGGGATCGACCGGACTGCTGATGATCTCAAGCGGGACTTAAACTATCTGTTGCGCCTCTGGGGAACCATTGTAGGTCGTATTAAAAAACTACCCGCTCCCGTCGAGATTTATTCGGAGAGCGATATGATGATCCGGACGATTCGCGACATCTATAACAGCGAAATCGATACGCTCTACATCGACGAACCGACGGCGTATCAGAGAGCCAGAGACTTTATGAAAGTCGTGCTGCCCAAGCACGTCAATCGGGTCAAACACTACACTGGCAACGACCCCATCTTCTACAACAGTAAACTGGATGATGAAATTTGCAGCATCCAGAATCGCCATGTCCCCATGAAAGGGGGCGGCTCGATTGTTATTGACCAGACAGAAGCATTAGTCGCCATCGACGTTAACAGTGGAAACTATCGCGCAGATGACAATGCGGAAAAAACCGCGTTCAAAGTCAATATGAAAGCGGCTGAAGAAATCAGTCGACAAATCAGATTGCGTGACCTCGGTGGTGTGATCGTAATCGATTTCATCGATATGCGGGAAGAAAAACATCGACGTTCCGTGGAACGCAGATTAAGAGAACTCGTCAAACGTGATCGTGCCCGCACCAAAGTATTACGCATCAGTCCCTTTGGCCTGATCGAGATGACACGCCAGCGAATTCGCCCTTCTCTGCGGCGCAGCATGTATGAGGACTGTCCTTCCTGTCGCGGAACCGGCCAGGTCAAAACCGCCGAGAGCATGGCTATCGAAGTCATGCGAACCCTGATGACCACTGTGAATAAGAAAAACATTTCACGGCTCGTACTGAATGTACACGAAAATGTCGCCAACTATCTCAACAACAAGCGGCGGAAAGACATCACCCAACTGGAAGAAACCGCTCAGACTTCAATAATAATT
The sequence above is a segment of the Gimesia algae genome. Coding sequences within it:
- a CDS encoding FmdB family transcriptional regulator translates to MSDPILTTHPETGEPVRKVITAAYFSGKWSDAAAKRTINDDKRLGELGFTKYVKSSKGTYEKRAGDGPDLISAD
- a CDS encoding HPr family phosphocarrier protein codes for the protein MQESVCRQIVTVKMKQGLHLRPISEIVRIARDYSCDFKISNGDQSGNAKEVYDLLELRALPETQLVLEANGDDASKMMEEIVQFFESGYKKFEELTDLPE
- a CDS encoding diguanylate cyclase; protein product: MGSSKILRQLISLSEDFEEYSLESDSSDMIDQVISRKHLRKLLSALQARDASTLCHSRRVAFLAKGIATNLGWEGIHLKRLEVAALLHDIGKIGVPDHIIFKPGKLTSDEIELMSHYHNIGLDVLQACHTDHEVLTILSQTRYHFSGATNGYQFIGSEVNQGARILAIADAYDSLATDQVYRTGKKHEDIMSILMEAAGTQFDGNIVCALSRWEQNEKQAFHDALQEVNRLFQPKDFTEREALEANLINNIFSYLFQIESLYDGFYIVNSDFQFVLISPGLEKLADLRAIDMLGESWTSSSLPLTNTEGTNLTSAECSMNRVIANGKPMTTEFMLERPGGRLINIEVQSVPMFGDDGRLIGVTEIFRDLSRSLKRPKEYNDLKLAASLDALTSVANRGELETQLAIMLSRIQKEQNPEPLSLIFIDADHFKDINDSYGHSTGDEVLVELARLFQHETYSGELVGRYGGEEFVILCPETALEHAVKKAERLRLAVSNLKMENQSNIRVTASFGVAQYEPGDSLESLFHRADSALYQAKETGRNKVRALTCEQMKSGEVIPDEVPEKPDSEGMRFESTFNALISSDFIVYKLGGFVNDNHARLTEVSTNRAVMRLGKAGLLPFWGKTDDRKPVEIEVVFGSSTKKSNSNRRQTSSQVEIATRITPLGWIKQPEVFQQRAGRVFRLLKDYFAAE
- the hpf gene encoding ribosome hibernation-promoting factor, HPF/YfiA family, with protein sequence MQVAITCRHGSVSDSLRDYITEKSEKLLTYFERVTAIQITIDQGENQNRVEILVDAEHKHNFVAHAEGDEVKSNFHSALSKMEQQIKKYKQKIQDHRRDLPMNEIAENGLAEAESAEAESAEAESEEESE
- the ptsP gene encoding phosphoenolpyruvate--protein phosphotransferase: MLVKRGIAVSPGVNFGPALILGAEDFRIPRQFVSVNAIDTEIARLKSALDAVCEEIAENERLASDKLGEQYGAIFAAHLQMVSSPRLREEIETLIREKCYSPEHASSRVFRRYTKLVQHLGDNYLAERASDIIDLEKRLLKQLLGEKREELSNLTTPIIVLANNLTPSETAGLAKEFVLGFATEVGGRTSHTSILAGALEIPAVVGLGEFLSDISGGDMVIVDGNNGEVIIDPDEETLAKYKDTGERQRSMAARLASRRKIRSETKDGTRIHVMGNIEFPNEVEHCTERGADGIGLYRTEFLYLQSNTEPTEEVHYDAYCRVVQAAQNRPIVIRTLDLGADKIPRGYRHLAKEGMNPALGLRSVRLSLRDLPLFKTQLRAIFRAAVHGDVRIMFPLISTLLEWRQAKMIVGDVLEDLEERGVEFNANIPIGMMVEVPAAALLAEEFAEEVDFFSIGTNDLIQYTLAVDRSDPAVSPLYNSSDPSILRLIKMVVEAAKKKNIPVTVCGQMSSDLKSIPLLAGLGIRQISATPLAIPEVKEVIRHLTIARAEEIAAHAMTIDVARDVESYLRGELYKICPDLFDEELPL
- a CDS encoding polysaccharide biosynthesis/export family protein, which codes for MQKYRKLIFAYKWHICCVLWLSVLFNGCAAFHPLKGVPAQYLPTEYKGEIRSGKETIDLSLLRQPAPKHYLLDSGDVLGVYIEGVLGQFKDVPPVHFPQTQEVAPSLGYPIPIREDGTISLPLIGTVFARGLTLTQLEETIRRKYTTEKSILREGRDRILISLQKPRSYRILVIRQENSNDIVGTTIGNLNVGRSKRGTGRVINLPAYNNDVLHALAETGGLPGLDAENSIYIIRGGAHGMNQPLCPQPIQTGTHTSDNAHTDQNIQQVSDSYTPIPHYSPTPEDPEFQVGQPLYSSDGSFYSGDYMAPTIINDSTMQRSGIIKIPIRLNPGEQVHLTRDDILLHDGDVVFIESRDTEIFYTGGLLGGGQYTLPRDYDLDILGAISIAQGSQGGGNSKSAGGPSALNQDVTISASNAIILRQLPNGTQLPIKVDLYEAVRTPSQRVLIQPGDYVILQYTKSEAIGAFIERHLLEGALFGLAASNLQGGGGNR
- a CDS encoding PTS sugar transporter subunit IIA, which encodes MKLTDFVVSDAIIPELNVTTKEEAIRTMVAGLKDAGSISADDEEGIVSAILKREELGSTGIGNGVAVPHTKHSSVENLTAAVALSSDGVDFASLDGEDVFILFLLISPLDRPGDHLRGLENISRHLRNQSFCKFLRQSKTVEDIVELLNEADSNQLD